The genome window GTAATCGGGCAGCATCATCGGGATCAGGCCCGCGTCGGAAGCGCCCTGCACGTTGTTCTGCCCGCGCAAGGGGTGCAGGCCGGTGCCCGGCCGGCCCACGTGGCCGCAGAGCAGGGCGAGCGAGATCAGGCAGCGCGAGTTGTCGGTGCCGTGGATGTGCTGCGAGATGCCCATGCCCCAGAAGATCATCCCGGCGCGGGCGCGGGCGAACTCGCGCGCCACCTCGCGCAGGGTCTCGGCGGGAACGCCGCAGAGCTCGGCCATCCGCTCGGGCGGGAAGGCGCGGATATGGTCGCGGAACTCGAAGAACCCTTCGGTGAACCCCTCGATGTACTGCCGGTCGTAGAGCTTCTCCTCCACGATCACGTTCATGATGGCGTTGAGCATGGCCACGTCGGTGCCCGGCTTGAACTGGAGCGAGCGCCAGGCGTGGCGCTTCAGCCCCATGCCGCGCGGGTCCATCAGCACCAGCTTGCCGCCGCGCTTGGCGAACTGCTTGAAATAGGTGGCCGCCACCGGGTGGTTCTCGATCGGGTTCGAGCCGATGACGATGGCGATGTCGGCGTTCTCGATCTCGTTGAACGTGGCCGTCACCGCGCCCGAGCCCACGTTCTCCATCAGTGCCGCCACCGAGGAGGCGTGGCACAGCCGGGTGCAATGGTCGACGTTGTTGTGCCCGAAGCCCTGGCGGATGAGCTTCTGGAACAGGTAGGCCTCCTCGTTCGAGCACTTGGCGGAGCCGAAGCCCGCCACTGCCTTGCCGCCGTAGTAGGAGCGCAGGTCGGAGAGGCCGTGGGCCGCCACCTCCAGCGCCTCCTCCCAGCTCGCTTCGCGGAAATGCGTCCAGGGGTTGGCGGGGTCGACGTTCAGGCCCTTTTCCGGCGCGTCCTTGCGGCGGATGAGCGGCTTCGTCAGCCGGTGCGGATGGGTGATGTAGTCGAAGCCGAAGCGGCCCTTCACGCAGAGCCGGCCCTCGTTCGCCGGGCCGTTGATGCCGTCGACCCAGGCGATCCTGTCGTCCTTCACCTTGTAGGAGATCTGGCAGCCCACCCCGCAATAGGGGCAGACGGACTTCACCTCGCGGTCATAGTCGCGGCTGTCGCCCTTCTGTGCGGTGTCGAGCGCGGTGGCGGGCATCAGCGCGCCGGTGGGGCAGGCCTGCACGCATTCGCCGCAGGCCACGCAGGAGGAGGCGCCCATGGGATCATCGAAATCGAAGACGATCTTCGCGTCATGCCCGCGGCCGGCCATGCCGATCACGTCGTTCACCTGCACCTCGCGGCAGGCGCGCACGCAGAGATTGCAGTGGATGCAGGCGTCGAGGTTCACCCGCATCGCCACGTGGCTGTCGTCGAGCAGCGGCACGTGGTCCGCCGCCATGGCGGGGAAGCGCGAGCCGGAGACGTTGGTCAGCTCCGCCATGTCCCACAGGTGGGAGGAGCGGTCATGCGCCGCCTCCTGCTCCGGCTGGTCGGCCAGCAGCAGCTCCATCACCATCTGCCGGGCCTTCTCCGGCCGCTCGCCGGCGGAATTCACCACCATGCCCTCGCGCGGCGCGCGGATGCAGGAAGCGGCCAGGGTGCGCTCGCCCTCGATCTCCACCATGCAGGCGCGGCAGTTGCCGTCGGAGCGGTAGCCCGGGGCGTCCTTGTGGCACAGGTGGGGGATGCGGGTGCCGTGGCGCTTCGCCACCTCCCAGATGCTCTCGCCCTCGTTGGCGGTGACGTCGCGGCCGTCGAGCCTGAATGTGATGCTCATGGTCTGTCTCCGTCAGATCTCGTCGGCGAAATGGCGCAGCATGAGGCGGATGGGGTTCGGCGCCGCCTGGCCGAGCCCGCAGATGGAGGCGT of Paroceanicella profunda contains these proteins:
- the fdhF gene encoding formate dehydrogenase subunit alpha, with the protein product MSITFRLDGRDVTANEGESIWEVAKRHGTRIPHLCHKDAPGYRSDGNCRACMVEIEGERTLAASCIRAPREGMVVNSAGERPEKARQMVMELLLADQPEQEAAHDRSSHLWDMAELTNVSGSRFPAMAADHVPLLDDSHVAMRVNLDACIHCNLCVRACREVQVNDVIGMAGRGHDAKIVFDFDDPMGASSCVACGECVQACPTGALMPATALDTAQKGDSRDYDREVKSVCPYCGVGCQISYKVKDDRIAWVDGINGPANEGRLCVKGRFGFDYITHPHRLTKPLIRRKDAPEKGLNVDPANPWTHFREASWEEALEVAAHGLSDLRSYYGGKAVAGFGSAKCSNEEAYLFQKLIRQGFGHNNVDHCTRLCHASSVAALMENVGSGAVTATFNEIENADIAIVIGSNPIENHPVAATYFKQFAKRGGKLVLMDPRGMGLKRHAWRSLQFKPGTDVAMLNAIMNVIVEEKLYDRQYIEGFTEGFFEFRDHIRAFPPERMAELCGVPAETLREVAREFARARAGMIFWGMGISQHIHGTDNSRCLISLALLCGHVGRPGTGLHPLRGQNNVQGASDAGLIPMMLPDYQLVAEADNRELFKHIWKGTEIDAKPGLTVVEIMDAMYRGEIRGMYILGENPAMSDPDVEHARNAMAKLEHLVVQDVFLTETANYADVILPASAWAEKTGTATNTNRQVQMGRPAVSPPGEAREDWRIIVALARKLGLDWDYDHPREVFSEMKMSMRSLHHITWERLEREGAVTYPCLGPEDPGQAVVFGDGFPRRAGRAKFTPARVTPPAEIPDANFPMILTTGRQLEHWHTGSMTRRASVLDAVEPEANASMHPRTLAKLGIAPGDMFRITTRRGAIEIMARADRAVSEDMVFVPFAYVEASANVLTNPQLDPFGKIPEFKFSACRVERIEGAVAAE